The following are encoded together in the Flavobacterium sp. TR2 genome:
- a CDS encoding YafY family protein — MSQNKNALIRYKTIDKCLQNKYRQWTLEDLIEECSEALSEYEGRQNPISKRTIQMDIQLMRSEKLGYNAPIVVYDKKYYKYDDEDFSITDIPLTETDMNVLTETVSMLKQFKDFSLFNDVSDILQRLEDKIYAEKSHTKPVIYLDKNEKLKGLHYLDEIYQAIIKKMVLIITYKSFKSAEETKFHFHPFILKEFNNRWFLIGKKKASQPITNLALDRIISIDYDFNHHYLDEDFDADDYYKDVIGVTVNSGLKARRVELWVDASNAPYVLTKPLHISQRIIKQNEDGSIIVHLFVIPNYEMERLFLGFGSCVEILKPEGLRNRMKKILQDAILRYNREEPTEINS, encoded by the coding sequence ATGTCACAAAACAAAAATGCCTTAATTCGGTACAAAACGATCGATAAATGCCTTCAGAATAAATACAGGCAATGGACGCTCGAAGATTTAATCGAAGAATGTTCTGAAGCCCTTTCTGAGTACGAAGGACGTCAGAACCCAATCAGCAAGCGAACCATACAGATGGATATTCAGCTGATGAGAAGCGAAAAATTGGGTTATAACGCTCCAATCGTGGTTTACGATAAAAAGTATTATAAATATGACGACGAAGATTTTTCGATAACCGATATTCCGCTGACGGAAACAGATATGAATGTTTTGACAGAAACCGTTTCAATGTTGAAGCAATTTAAAGATTTCTCTCTATTTAATGATGTCTCAGATATTCTTCAGCGTTTGGAAGATAAAATTTACGCTGAGAAATCGCATACCAAACCAGTTATCTATCTGGACAAAAATGAGAAGCTAAAAGGACTGCATTATCTCGATGAAATCTATCAGGCCATAATCAAGAAAATGGTTCTCATCATTACTTATAAATCTTTTAAATCTGCTGAAGAAACAAAATTTCATTTTCATCCTTTTATTTTGAAGGAATTTAATAACCGCTGGTTTTTGATCGGAAAGAAAAAAGCGTCACAGCCGATTACTAATTTAGCTTTGGATAGAATCATCTCGATTGACTACGATTTTAATCATCATTATTTGGATGAAGATTTTGATGCCGATGATTATTATAAAGATGTCATTGGCGTTACGGTTAATTCGGGACTAAAAGCAAGACGAGTTGAATTATGGGTCGATGCCTCGAATGCGCCTTACGTGCTCACAAAACCGCTGCATATTTCGCAACGCATCATTAAGCAAAATGAAGATGGAAGCATTATCGTGCATTTGTTTGTGATACCGAATTATGAAATGGAAAGGCTTTTTTTAGGTTTTGGAAGCTGTGTTGAAATTCTAAAGCCAGAAGGTCTGAGAAATCGTATGAAAAAGATACTTCAAGATGCTATTTTGCGCTATAATCGAGAAGAACCGACTGAAATTAATTCATAA
- a CDS encoding 3-hydroxyacyl-CoA dehydrogenase/enoyl-CoA hydratase family protein yields MKRTIKKVAVIGSGIMGSGIACHFANIGVEVLLLDIVPRELTEAEAKKGLTLESKAVRNRVVNEHLANSLKSKPSPIYSQKFASRITTGNTTDDMAKIANVDWIIEVVVERLDIKKLVFEQIDKFRKPGTLVTSNTSGIPIHFMSEGRSEDFQKHFCGTHFFNPARYLKLFEIIPGPKTSKEVLDFLNDYGSKFLGKTSVVAKDTPAFIGNRIGIYGIQSLFHLVKEMGLTIEEVDKLTGPVIGRPKSATFRTVDVVGLDTLVHVANGIYENCPNDEQHELFKLPDFINKMMENNWLGSKTGQGFYKKVDKDILSLDLDTLEYRAAKKANFATLELTKTIDKPINRFKVLVKGTDKAGEFYRKSFAGMFAYVSNRIPEISDELYKIDDAMKAGFGWENGPFEIWDAIGVAKGIEIMKAEGLEPAAWVTEMLASGSESFYSVKEGATYFYNIPTKSQVKVPGQDSFIILNNIRESKKVWSNSGAIIQDLGDGILNLEFQSKMNTIGGDVLSAINKAIELAEKEHQGLVIGNQAANFSVGANIGMIFMMAVEQEYDELNMAIKLFQDTMMRVRYSSIPVVVAPHGMTFGGGCEMSLHADKVVAAAETYMGLVEFGVGVIPGGGGSKEMTLRASDLFRKNDVELNVLQEYFLTIAMAKVSTSGYEAFDTGLLQHGKDIIVVNKDRQIAEAKKHALLMAEAGYTQPIRRNDIKVLGKQALGMFLVGTDQMQAGKYISEHDKKIANKLAYVMAGGDLSEATLVSEQYLLDIEREAFLSLCTERKTLERIQYMLTKGKPLRN; encoded by the coding sequence ATGAAACGCACAATTAAAAAAGTTGCTGTAATTGGATCCGGAATCATGGGTTCAGGTATAGCTTGTCATTTTGCCAACATTGGTGTCGAAGTTTTACTTCTAGACATTGTACCGCGTGAACTGACCGAAGCTGAAGCTAAAAAAGGATTAACACTTGAAAGTAAAGCCGTTCGTAACCGTGTGGTAAACGAACATTTGGCGAATTCATTAAAATCAAAACCTTCTCCTATTTACAGTCAGAAATTCGCTAGCCGAATTACGACTGGAAATACGACAGATGATATGGCAAAAATTGCCAATGTAGACTGGATTATCGAAGTTGTTGTAGAGCGTTTAGACATCAAAAAATTGGTTTTTGAACAAATCGACAAATTCCGTAAACCGGGAACTTTGGTTACTTCTAACACTTCTGGTATTCCAATTCACTTTATGAGTGAAGGAAGAAGCGAAGATTTCCAAAAGCACTTCTGCGGAACTCACTTTTTTAACCCTGCGCGTTACTTAAAATTATTTGAAATTATTCCGGGTCCAAAAACTTCAAAAGAAGTATTGGATTTCTTAAACGATTATGGATCTAAATTCTTAGGAAAAACTTCGGTTGTCGCTAAAGATACCCCAGCGTTTATTGGAAACAGAATTGGTATTTACGGAATTCAAAGTTTATTCCACCTAGTTAAAGAAATGGGATTAACGATTGAAGAAGTTGATAAATTGACTGGTCCAGTTATCGGTCGTCCAAAATCGGCTACTTTCCGTACGGTTGACGTTGTTGGTCTAGATACTTTGGTACACGTTGCCAACGGTATTTACGAAAACTGCCCTAATGACGAACAGCACGAATTGTTTAAACTTCCTGATTTCATCAACAAAATGATGGAAAACAATTGGTTAGGAAGCAAAACCGGACAAGGTTTCTACAAAAAAGTAGACAAAGATATTCTTTCTTTAGACTTAGATACATTAGAATACCGCGCTGCTAAAAAAGCAAATTTTGCTACTCTTGAACTAACAAAAACTATTGATAAACCAATCAATCGTTTTAAAGTTTTAGTAAAAGGAACAGACAAAGCGGGAGAATTCTACCGTAAGAGTTTCGCCGGAATGTTTGCTTATGTGTCAAACAGAATTCCTGAAATCTCAGACGAATTATACAAAATTGATGATGCCATGAAAGCTGGTTTTGGATGGGAAAATGGTCCATTCGAAATCTGGGATGCTATTGGTGTTGCCAAAGGAATTGAAATCATGAAAGCGGAAGGTTTAGAGCCTGCTGCTTGGGTTACTGAAATGTTGGCTTCTGGAAGCGAAAGTTTCTACTCTGTAAAAGAAGGAGCGACTTATTTCTATAACATTCCAACAAAATCACAAGTTAAAGTTCCTGGACAAGATTCATTCATTATTCTGAACAACATTCGCGAAAGCAAAAAAGTTTGGAGCAATAGCGGTGCAATTATTCAGGACTTAGGAGACGGAATTTTGAACTTAGAATTCCAATCTAAAATGAATACAATTGGTGGCGATGTTCTTTCAGCAATCAATAAAGCAATTGAATTAGCGGAAAAAGAACACCAAGGTTTAGTAATTGGTAACCAAGCTGCAAATTTCTCTGTGGGAGCTAATATCGGAATGATTTTCATGATGGCGGTTGAGCAGGAATACGACGAATTGAACATGGCGATTAAATTGTTCCAGGACACTATGATGCGCGTTCGTTACTCTTCTATTCCGGTTGTTGTAGCGCCTCACGGAATGACTTTTGGAGGTGGATGCGAAATGAGCTTACACGCTGATAAAGTAGTTGCTGCTGCCGAAACATACATGGGATTGGTTGAGTTTGGTGTTGGTGTTATCCCTGGTGGTGGTGGATCTAAAGAAATGACTTTAAGAGCTTCAGATTTATTCCGCAAAAACGATGTGGAATTGAACGTTCTTCAAGAGTATTTCTTAACAATTGCTATGGCTAAAGTTTCGACTTCTGGTTATGAAGCTTTCGACACAGGACTTCTTCAACACGGAAAAGACATTATCGTAGTAAACAAAGACCGTCAGATTGCTGAAGCTAAAAAGCACGCATTATTAATGGCAGAAGCTGGTTATACGCAGCCAATCAGAAGAAATGATATTAAAGTTTTAGGGAAACAGGCTCTTGGAATGTTCTTAGTTGGAACTGACCAAATGCAGGCTGGAAAATACATTTCTGAGCACGACAAGAAAATCGCTAACAAACTGGCTTATGTAATGGCTGGTGGTGATTTATCTGAAGCTACTTTAGTATCTGAACAATATTTATTAGATATCGAACGTGAAGCTTTCTTGAGTTTATGTACAGAAAGAAAAACTCTGGAGCGCATTCAATATATGTTAACTAAAGGAAAACCGCTTCGTAATTAG
- a CDS encoding MarR family winged helix-turn-helix transcriptional regulator, protein MKDKTIDYILRATWQAVSRMYNEEAAKYDATMATGFALLSMDKEEGTPSTALGPRMGMEATSLTRTLKSMEEKGLIVRKKNPSDGRGVLIYLTEFGKEKRDLSKNTVLKFNETVRKHVSEEKLNHFIEVSEIINELIHDKNIFNHTSASELAKQTENKEKE, encoded by the coding sequence ATGAAAGACAAAACGATAGATTATATTTTAAGAGCAACATGGCAGGCTGTTTCAAGAATGTATAATGAAGAAGCTGCAAAGTACGATGCAACAATGGCGACAGGATTTGCTCTTTTAAGTATGGACAAGGAAGAAGGAACTCCGTCAACGGCTCTTGGCCCGAGAATGGGAATGGAAGCCACCAGCTTAACAAGAACCTTAAAATCAATGGAAGAAAAAGGTTTGATTGTTCGCAAGAAAAACCCAAGCGATGGCCGAGGTGTTTTAATTTACCTGACTGAGTTTGGAAAAGAAAAAAGAGATTTATCTAAAAATACAGTTCTAAAGTTTAATGAAACCGTTAGAAAGCACGTTTCGGAAGAAAAACTGAATCATTTTATCGAAGTTTCTGAAATCATCAACGAACTGATTCACGATAAAAACATATTTAATCACACGAGCGCCAGCGAACTGGCGAAGCAAACAGAAAACAAAGAAAAAGAATAG
- a CDS encoding acyl-CoA dehydrogenase family protein, with translation MSDKTRGGQFLVKETKCEDIFTPEDFSEEQLMMRDSVKEFVDKELWAHKDRFEKKDYAYTESSMRKAGELGLLGVAVPEEYGGLGMGFVSTMLVCDYISGATGSFSTAFGAHTGIGTMPITLYGTEEQKKKYVPKLASGEWFGAYCLTEPGAGSDANSGKTKAVLSEDGKYYSITGQKMWISNAGFCSVFIVFARIGDDKNITGFIVENDPSNGISMNEEEHKLGIRASSTRQVFFNETKVPVENMLSERGNGFKIAMNALNVGRIKLAAACLDAQRRVTTGAVKYANERIQFNTSISSFGAIRSKLAEMATNAYAGESASYRAAKDIEDRIAAREAEGTSHQEAELKGVEEYAIECSILKVAVSEDVQNCSDEGIQVFGGMGFSEDTPMESAWRDARIARIYEGTNEINRMLSVGMLIKKAMKGHVDLLGPAMKVQEELMGIPSFDTPDFSELFSEEKVIVANLKKVFLMVAGSAVQKYGPDLDSHQQLLMAAADILIEIYMAESTILRTEKLAKKEGEDKVQEQIAMAKLYLYKAVDIVNLRGKEGIASFAEGDEQRMMLMGLKRFTKYTNLPNVVALREKIAEKLVAENSYCF, from the coding sequence ATGAGCGACAAAACAAGAGGAGGTCAATTCCTAGTTAAAGAAACAAAATGCGAGGACATCTTCACACCAGAAGATTTCTCAGAAGAGCAGTTAATGATGCGTGACTCTGTAAAAGAGTTCGTAGACAAAGAATTATGGGCGCATAAAGATCGTTTTGAGAAAAAAGATTACGCTTATACAGAATCATCTATGCGTAAAGCTGGTGAACTTGGACTTCTTGGAGTTGCAGTTCCTGAAGAATACGGAGGATTAGGAATGGGATTCGTATCTACAATGTTGGTTTGCGACTACATTTCTGGAGCAACAGGTTCGTTCTCAACTGCTTTTGGTGCGCATACCGGAATTGGAACTATGCCAATTACACTTTACGGTACTGAAGAACAAAAGAAAAAATACGTTCCAAAATTGGCTTCTGGAGAATGGTTTGGAGCTTATTGCTTAACGGAGCCAGGCGCAGGATCTGATGCAAACTCAGGAAAAACAAAAGCTGTTTTATCTGAAGATGGAAAATACTACTCTATCACAGGACAAAAAATGTGGATTTCGAATGCAGGTTTCTGTAGCGTTTTCATCGTTTTTGCTAGAATTGGAGATGATAAAAATATTACAGGTTTCATCGTAGAAAACGATCCTTCAAACGGAATTTCTATGAATGAAGAAGAGCACAAATTAGGAATCCGTGCTTCTTCTACTCGTCAGGTTTTCTTCAACGAAACGAAAGTTCCGGTTGAAAATATGTTATCTGAAAGAGGAAACGGTTTCAAAATTGCGATGAATGCTTTGAACGTTGGTCGTATTAAATTGGCTGCTGCTTGTCTTGATGCTCAAAGAAGAGTTACTACAGGAGCGGTAAAATATGCTAACGAAAGAATTCAGTTCAACACATCTATTTCATCTTTTGGAGCGATCCGTTCTAAATTAGCGGAAATGGCCACTAACGCTTACGCTGGAGAGAGTGCTTCTTACCGTGCTGCAAAAGACATTGAAGACAGAATCGCTGCTCGTGAAGCGGAAGGAACTTCTCACCAAGAAGCAGAATTGAAAGGTGTTGAAGAATATGCTATCGAGTGTTCTATCTTGAAAGTAGCAGTTTCTGAAGACGTTCAAAACTGTTCTGACGAAGGTATTCAGGTTTTTGGAGGTATGGGATTCTCTGAAGACACTCCAATGGAAAGTGCTTGGAGAGATGCTCGTATCGCTCGTATCTACGAAGGCACAAACGAAATCAACAGAATGCTTTCTGTAGGTATGTTGATTAAAAAAGCAATGAAAGGTCACGTTGATTTACTTGGACCGGCAATGAAAGTTCAAGAAGAATTAATGGGAATTCCATCTTTTGATACTCCAGATTTCTCTGAATTATTCTCTGAAGAAAAAGTAATCGTAGCTAACTTGAAAAAAGTTTTCTTAATGGTTGCAGGAAGCGCTGTTCAAAAATATGGTCCGGATTTAGATTCTCACCAACAATTATTGATGGCTGCTGCTGATATCCTAATCGAAATCTACATGGCTGAAAGTACAATTTTGAGAACTGAGAAATTAGCTAAAAAAGAAGGCGAAGACAAAGTTCAGGAGCAAATCGCTATGGCAAAATTATACTTGTACAAAGCTGTAGATATCGTAAACTTAAGAGGAAAAGAAGGAATTGCTTCTTTTGCTGAAGGTGACGAACAACGCATGATGTTAATGGGACTTAAACGTTTCACTAAATATACTAACCTGCCAAACGTGGTAGCGTTAAGAGAAAAAATCGCAGAAAAATTAGTAGCAGAAAATTCATACTGCTTCTAA
- a CDS encoding thiolase family protein translates to MKTAYIVKAYRTAVGKAPKGVFRFKRPDELAAETIQFMMDELPNFDKKRIDDVMVGNAMPEAEQGLNVGRLISLMGLKVEDVPGVTVNRYCASGLETIGMATAKIQSGMADCIIAGGAESMSYIPMGGYKPTPDYKVAAAGHEDYYWGMGLTAEAVANQFKISREDQDEFAYNSHMKALKAQAEGKFDKQIVPITVEQTFINENGKKETKSYVVNKDEGPRAGTSKEALAGLKPVFAADGSVTAGNSSQMSDGAAFVLIMSEEMVKELNLEPIARLVNFASSGVEPRIMGIGPVKAIPKALKQAGLTLNDIELIELNEAFASQALAVTRELNINPEIVNVNGGAIALGHPLGCTGAKLSVQLFDEMKRRGNKYGIVSMCVGTGQGSAGIYEVL, encoded by the coding sequence ATGAAAACAGCATATATAGTAAAAGCATACAGAACAGCAGTTGGAAAAGCTCCAAAAGGTGTTTTTAGATTTAAAAGACCTGATGAATTAGCCGCTGAAACCATTCAGTTTATGATGGACGAACTGCCTAATTTCGACAAAAAACGTATCGATGACGTTATGGTAGGAAATGCCATGCCGGAAGCAGAACAAGGTCTTAACGTTGGACGTTTGATCTCTTTAATGGGATTGAAAGTAGAAGATGTTCCTGGTGTTACTGTAAACCGTTACTGCGCATCTGGACTAGAAACTATCGGAATGGCAACTGCTAAAATCCAATCAGGAATGGCAGATTGTATCATTGCAGGTGGTGCAGAAAGCATGAGTTATATTCCGATGGGAGGTTACAAACCGACTCCGGATTATAAAGTTGCCGCTGCAGGTCACGAAGATTACTACTGGGGAATGGGTTTAACTGCTGAAGCGGTTGCCAACCAATTCAAAATCTCAAGAGAAGATCAGGATGAGTTTGCTTACAACTCTCACATGAAAGCCTTGAAAGCACAAGCAGAAGGAAAATTTGACAAACAAATCGTTCCAATTACTGTTGAGCAGACTTTCATCAACGAAAATGGAAAGAAAGAAACGAAATCATATGTTGTAAATAAAGACGAAGGACCAAGAGCTGGAACTTCTAAAGAGGCTTTAGCAGGTTTAAAACCCGTTTTTGCTGCTGACGGAAGTGTAACTGCCGGAAACTCTTCTCAAATGAGCGACGGTGCCGCTTTCGTTTTAATCATGAGTGAAGAAATGGTAAAAGAACTAAACCTTGAACCAATTGCACGTTTAGTAAACTTTGCTTCTTCTGGTGTTGAGCCAAGAATTATGGGTATCGGACCGGTAAAAGCAATTCCGAAAGCCTTGAAACAAGCTGGTTTAACATTGAACGATATTGAATTAATTGAATTAAACGAGGCTTTTGCTTCTCAAGCTTTAGCAGTAACTCGTGAATTAAACATTAATCCAGAAATCGTAAACGTAAATGGTGGCGCAATTGCTTTAGGTCACCCTCTAGGTTGTACAGGAGCAAAACTTTCTGTTCAGTTATTTGACGAGATGAAACGTCGAGGTAACAAATACGGAATCGTTTCTATGTGTGTGGGAACTGGACAAGGTTCTGCGGGGATTTACGAGGTGTTGTAG
- a CDS encoding glycoside hydrolase family 18 protein: MKQINLIASFLLCFCLTAAFAQKNKKMDIIAYYTGDSQLIDQYEVGKLNQIIFSFCHLKDGKLSVDSAKDSITIKHLVSLKAKNPQLKIIVSLGGWGGCEPCSEAFSTAEGRLKFAKSVKEVSDYFKVDGLDLDWEYPSIEGLPGHLYQAADKPNFTELVKILRSTLGKKYELSFAAGGFQKCLDESIDWKAVAPFVNRINIMSYDLVNGYSKVTGHHTPLYSTNPKEESTDRAVEFLLKEGVPAEKLVIGGAFYTRQWKNVENINNGLYQAGEHFQGVDFKNYSTVYTEANGWKYFWDDKAKAPYWYNASTKTFATSDDLKSIKAKAEYVKAKKLGGIMFWELTLDSFRDGMVNEIYKVKTEK; encoded by the coding sequence ATGAAACAAATTAACCTAATTGCATCATTTTTATTATGCTTTTGCCTTACTGCTGCTTTTGCGCAAAAAAATAAGAAAATGGACATTATTGCCTATTACACTGGCGATTCTCAGCTTATTGATCAATATGAAGTTGGAAAATTGAACCAGATTATTTTTAGTTTTTGCCATTTAAAAGATGGTAAATTAAGCGTTGATTCTGCCAAAGATTCTATTACCATCAAACATTTGGTTTCGCTTAAAGCAAAAAATCCACAGCTTAAAATTATTGTCTCTCTTGGAGGCTGGGGAGGCTGTGAACCTTGCTCTGAAGCATTTTCGACAGCAGAAGGGCGCTTAAAATTTGCAAAATCGGTAAAAGAAGTAAGCGACTATTTTAAGGTTGACGGTTTAGATTTAGATTGGGAATATCCATCAATTGAAGGACTTCCTGGGCATTTGTATCAAGCGGCTGATAAACCTAATTTTACTGAATTGGTTAAAATATTGCGCTCAACATTGGGCAAAAAATATGAATTGAGTTTTGCTGCGGGAGGTTTTCAAAAATGTCTAGACGAATCTATAGACTGGAAAGCTGTTGCTCCATTTGTAAATCGCATTAATATTATGAGTTACGATTTGGTAAACGGATATTCAAAAGTTACTGGACACCATACTCCATTATACAGCACAAATCCTAAGGAAGAATCTACAGATAGAGCTGTTGAGTTTTTATTGAAAGAAGGAGTACCTGCTGAAAAATTAGTAATCGGAGGCGCATTTTATACCAGACAATGGAAAAACGTAGAAAACATCAACAACGGTTTATATCAAGCAGGAGAGCACTTTCAAGGTGTTGATTTTAAAAACTACTCAACAGTTTATACTGAGGCCAACGGATGGAAATATTTCTGGGACGATAAAGCAAAAGCTCCTTATTGGTACAACGCTTCGACTAAAACTTTTGCTACGTCAGATGATTTAAAATCGATCAAAGCTAAAGCAGAATATGTAAAAGCAAAAAAACTGGGCGGAATCATGTTTTGGGAACTTACTCTAGATAGTTTCCGCGACGGAATGGTAAATGAAATTTACAAAGTTAAAACTGAGAAATAA
- a CDS encoding four helix bundle protein — protein sequence MRHNFKNLKIWILAMEITNDIYKLTATFPKSETYSLSNQMNRCSVSMPSNIAEGSNRGNKHFQHYLNISLGSSFELQTQLLIASQNDYLSKTKTEEIENKIIEFQRMTSGFISKLN from the coding sequence ATGAGACATAATTTTAAGAATTTGAAAATTTGGATTTTAGCTATGGAGATCACTAATGATATCTATAAACTAACCGCCACTTTTCCAAAGTCAGAAACGTATAGCTTGTCAAATCAAATGAATAGATGTTCTGTTTCAATGCCTTCTAATATTGCTGAAGGCTCCAACAGAGGTAATAAACATTTTCAGCATTATCTGAATATCAGTTTAGGATCATCATTTGAATTGCAGACACAATTGCTGATAGCTTCTCAAAATGATTATCTATCAAAAACAAAAACAGAAGAAATAGAAAACAAAATAATTGAATTTCAAAGGATGACATCAGGCTTCATAAGTAAGTTAAATTAA